A section of the Candidatus Chlorohelix allophototropha genome encodes:
- a CDS encoding prepilin peptidase, whose amino-acid sequence MLKRLALNFILPIIFIGLLGVVAGRLIDRLSARTLSTSKKTGVPDHFSGWLFPFITAGVQVVGWLQTPYRVTPLYVYALNLILVWLLLLIAAIDLYTHQIFPKTLVLLGAVSLALPTIAVFLNPVVGVAKASDNTVWPVLAGNPAVKEPEFIQLWSLNLLDSLAGALVMLLLFGLFFIIGRAFFGREAVGGGDVVLATVVGLALGLKRTLAALPVIFLASLVVGLGLLVASRIQGRDTQVSRTLAFGPFICGGAIWVLLVV is encoded by the coding sequence ATGTTAAAGAGATTGGCTTTAAATTTCATTTTACCAATCATTTTTATAGGTCTGCTGGGGGTGGTGGCCGGCCGGCTGATAGACCGCCTTTCGGCTAGAACTCTTTCAACCAGCAAAAAAACGGGAGTGCCAGACCATTTTTCCGGCTGGCTATTTCCGTTTATTACGGCCGGTGTCCAGGTGGTAGGCTGGCTGCAAACCCCTTACAGGGTGACCCCTTTATATGTTTATGCCCTCAATTTGATTCTGGTCTGGTTGCTATTATTGATAGCGGCAATTGACCTGTATACCCACCAGATCTTCCCTAAAACTCTGGTGCTGTTGGGGGCGGTGTCACTCGCGCTTCCCACTATAGCCGTGTTTTTAAATCCGGTGGTGGGAGTAGCAAAAGCCAGTGACAACACGGTTTGGCCGGTACTGGCCGGAAATCCGGCGGTCAAAGAGCCAGAGTTTATCCAATTATGGTCGCTAAACTTGCTGGATAGCCTGGCCGGAGCACTGGTCATGTTGCTACTGTTTGGACTGTTTTTTATTATTGGACGGGCTTTCTTCGGCCGGGAGGCGGTAGGCGGCGGAGATGTAGTGCTTGCAACAGTGGTGGGTCTGGCGCTGGGCTTAAAGCGCACCCTGGCGGCACTCCCGGTTATATTTCTAGCCAGTCTGGTGGTAGGGTTGGGTTTACTGGTAGCAAGCAGAATTCAAGGCAGAGACACCCAAGTGAGCAGGACACTGGCCTTTGGACCCTTTATCTGTGGCGGGGCTATCTGGGTTCTGCTGGTAGTTTGA
- a CDS encoding RNA-guided endonuclease InsQ/TnpB family protein — MQTRRMCKFRIYPTKPAQHSLENTLRLCRELYNAALTERREAYRMKGITLNYYDQQNQLPEIKEIRTDLTTIHSQVLQNVLKRVDLAFKAFFSRVKRGVKAGFPRFQGRNRYDSFTFPQGGWALKNDKLTLSKIGTIKVKFHREVLGRVKTCTIKREAGNIWFVVFSVETKIETPQYHSGYAIGIDVGIEHFVNLSNGEQVENPRFYRKAQKKLTKIQRKCDKVKRLSRRNPLKRKASLALSRAHRKVKNCRLDFQHKLSRNLVNTYSLIAVEDLNIKGLAAGMLAKSVNDAGWSCFIAMLRYKVAKTGSKLIEIDPRQTSQICPNCGVITKKELSVRWHSCPCGCEMHRDTAAARRGE; from the coding sequence GTGCAAACCCGGCGCATGTGCAAATTCAGAATATACCCAACCAAACCAGCCCAACACTCTTTGGAAAATACCCTTAGATTGTGCCGGGAATTGTACAACGCTGCCCTCACAGAACGTCGTGAAGCCTACCGCATGAAGGGTATCACTCTCAACTACTATGACCAGCAAAACCAGCTTCCTGAGATTAAAGAAATACGTACAGACCTGACTACTATCCATAGTCAGGTTTTGCAAAATGTACTCAAAAGGGTAGACCTTGCTTTCAAAGCCTTTTTCAGCCGGGTTAAGCGCGGGGTAAAGGCCGGATTTCCACGTTTCCAGGGCCGTAATCGTTACGATAGTTTTACTTTCCCGCAGGGCGGGTGGGCTCTCAAAAACGATAAGCTGACCCTCTCCAAAATCGGCACAATCAAGGTCAAGTTTCATCGAGAAGTGTTGGGCAGGGTCAAAACCTGTACGATCAAACGGGAAGCGGGTAACATCTGGTTTGTAGTCTTTTCGGTTGAAACTAAGATAGAAACGCCCCAGTATCATTCCGGCTATGCTATCGGGATTGATGTCGGGATTGAGCATTTCGTCAATCTTAGCAACGGGGAACAGGTTGAAAACCCGCGTTTCTACCGTAAAGCCCAAAAAAAGCTTACCAAAATCCAACGAAAATGTGATAAGGTTAAGCGGTTGTCCCGCCGTAACCCTCTCAAACGCAAAGCTAGTCTGGCACTCAGTCGCGCCCACCGTAAGGTTAAGAACTGTCGTTTGGATTTTCAACATAAACTTTCGAGAAACCTAGTCAATACCTACAGCTTGATAGCTGTAGAAGATTTGAATATCAAGGGTTTGGCGGCTGGTATGCTTGCCAAGTCTGTGAACGATGCCGGATGGTCTTGTTTCATCGCTATGCTTCGCTACAAAGTTGCAAAGACTGGTAGTAAGCTGATAGAAATAGACCCTCGTCAAACTTCACAGATATGCCCCAACTGCGGCGTAATTACTAAGAAAGAACTTAGCGTTAGATGGCACTCCTGCCCGTGTGGGTGTGAGATGCACCGTGATACCGCCGCCGCAAGGCGTGGGGAGTAA
- the tnpA gene encoding IS200/IS605 family transposase, protein MKTELKTNNNNAYNCHYHVVFCPKYRRSVLVSPIDERLKTIILEIIEKWGQELVEMEIMPDHIHLLVGCEPQFGVHKLVKYIKGASSFQLRKEFPELKHKLSSLWTNSYACYTVGDVTLEIIKKYVENQKGK, encoded by the coding sequence ATGAAAACTGAACTTAAAACCAACAATAATAACGCTTACAACTGCCATTATCACGTTGTTTTTTGTCCAAAATACCGTAGGTCTGTACTAGTTTCGCCAATAGATGAGCGGCTCAAAACTATTATTTTGGAAATAATAGAAAAGTGGGGTCAAGAATTGGTAGAAATGGAAATTATGCCAGACCACATTCATCTTTTGGTAGGGTGTGAACCTCAATTCGGTGTTCATAAATTGGTAAAGTACATCAAAGGCGCGAGTAGCTTTCAACTTAGAAAAGAGTTTCCCGAACTCAAACACAAGCTTTCTAGCCTTTGGACTAACTCTTATGCTTGCTACACAGTAGGGGACGTAACCCTTGAGATCATCAAAAAGTACGTAGAGAACCAGAAGGGCAAATAA